A stretch of Halomonas elongata DSM 2581 DNA encodes these proteins:
- a CDS encoding TVP38/TMEM64 family protein: protein MSRPLSILFIILLALVSLGLLWQWLAMQDLLTVDSLMALVQGSVAWRDTSWAVLVVIAVYAGASLVMFPLSLLVALTGLLFGPWWGFAYALAGTLAASVLTWWIGRRLGRDALLRHGGKHLKGLSRYLSGRGIRTMTVVNLLPLAPFTLTNMMAGAFHLRFRDYMIGSTLGIVPGLVGVTLLGSQLGELVTAESSQEVIFSLLGLVAGVGVLYGLKRWAEKRRRC, encoded by the coding sequence ATGTCCCGTCCTCTCAGCATTCTCTTCATCATCCTGCTGGCTCTCGTTTCCCTCGGCCTGCTGTGGCAATGGCTGGCCATGCAGGATCTGCTCACCGTGGACAGCCTGATGGCCCTGGTCCAGGGCTCGGTGGCCTGGCGCGACACCAGTTGGGCGGTGCTGGTGGTGATCGCCGTCTACGCCGGCGCCTCGCTGGTGATGTTCCCGTTGAGTCTGCTGGTCGCCCTGACCGGCCTGCTGTTCGGCCCCTGGTGGGGCTTCGCCTATGCCCTGGCCGGCACCCTGGCCGCCTCCGTGCTGACCTGGTGGATCGGTCGCCGGCTGGGGCGCGATGCCCTGCTGCGCCACGGCGGCAAGCACCTCAAGGGACTCTCCCGCTACCTCTCGGGCCGCGGCATCCGCACCATGACGGTCGTCAACCTGCTGCCCCTGGCGCCCTTCACCCTGACCAACATGATGGCCGGTGCCTTCCACCTGCGCTTTCGCGACTACATGATCGGTTCGACCCTCGGCATCGTGCCGGGGCTGGTCGGCGTCACCCTGCTGGGCAGCCAGCTCGGCGAGTTGGTCACCGCGGAAAGCAGTCAGGAAGTGATTTTCTCCCTGCTGGGGCTGGTGGCAGGCGTGGGCGTACTGTACGGCCTCAAGCGCTGGGCGGAGAAACGCCGCCGCTGCTGA
- a CDS encoding LysR substrate-binding domain-containing protein, producing the protein MAGLPPLGWLQAFEAAARTLSFTAAGHELGVTQAAISQRIRLLEDRLGQKLFVRHPRSLSLTPAGQAWLPSIQDAFMRLGEGTSEVFGGAVGDAQVTLRTTPVIQQNWLAPRLPAFQRAHPEIAVRLVSAIWPDDFGPEGADIEIRYGRGDWQGVDAVSLGEESMLPACSPALAREIAEPSDLAGHTLLHAVGFAVGWPTWLEQAGQPGLEAQCPSLTCDSQVMTLALAGQGGGVALTHRRLLEGRDDLVAPLALAVPSDEGFWLVRPARRRPREEAARLWEWLVARLSS; encoded by the coding sequence ATGGCGGGATTGCCTCCCCTGGGATGGCTGCAGGCCTTCGAGGCCGCGGCGCGCACGCTCAGTTTTACCGCCGCCGGCCACGAGCTGGGAGTGACCCAGGCGGCGATCAGTCAACGCATTCGCCTGCTCGAGGATCGTCTCGGCCAGAAGCTGTTCGTGCGTCATCCCCGCAGCCTGAGCCTGACGCCGGCGGGCCAGGCCTGGCTGCCATCCATCCAGGATGCCTTCATGCGCCTCGGCGAGGGCACCAGCGAGGTGTTCGGTGGCGCGGTCGGCGATGCCCAGGTGACGCTGCGTACCACGCCCGTGATCCAGCAGAACTGGCTGGCACCGCGCCTGCCGGCCTTCCAGCGTGCGCATCCCGAGATTGCCGTACGCCTGGTCAGCGCCATCTGGCCCGATGATTTCGGACCCGAGGGGGCGGATATCGAGATCCGCTACGGGCGTGGCGACTGGCAGGGCGTCGACGCGGTGTCGCTCGGCGAGGAGTCGATGCTGCCGGCCTGTTCTCCGGCGTTGGCCCGTGAAATCGCCGAGCCGTCGGACCTGGCGGGGCACACCCTGCTGCACGCGGTCGGCTTCGCCGTGGGCTGGCCGACCTGGCTGGAGCAGGCCGGGCAACCGGGCCTGGAGGCGCAGTGTCCGTCATTGACCTGCGACAGTCAGGTCATGACCCTGGCCCTGGCCGGACAGGGCGGAGGCGTGGCCCTGACGCACCGACGCTTGCTCGAAGGGCGGGACGATCTGGTGGCACCGCTGGCCCTGGCGGTGCCCAGCGATGAAGGCTTTTGGCTGGTACGCCCGGCACGGCGGCGGCCCCGTGAAGAAGCGGCCCGGCTGTGGGAATGGCTGGTGGCTCGCCTGTCGTCTTGA
- a CDS encoding glycosyltransferase has protein sequence MNVLMFTNTYQPIVGGVSESVQRLKRQLCMAGHRVLVVAPRLEGQPENETDVVRVAAVQHFNGSDFSLPVPMPGQLYEAIEDFEPDIVHSHHPFLLGDTAARAAETYGLPLVFTHHTLYEHYTHYVPGDSPRMQRFAIALATQYSWLCDSVIAPSESIRDLLLEREANSAIRVVPSGVDTARFALGNGEDCRRRMGIPADAYVIGHLGRLAREKNLPFLAEAVSLALLERPDAHFLIVGDGDAAEAMREIAEEQGVAERFHFTGRLQGRALIDAYHAMDVFAFASHSETQGMVVAEAMAAGLPVVAVAAPGVVEVVVDGDNGRLLPEDDAEALARALCELADERCREPLRRHALETAANYDERRCAERCLAVYREVIARGGPFTHADDGGWDRVRGRLGAEWQMLRYRGRLLRHLVQEEWEQERPSWWPKGRHDEPGVPSK, from the coding sequence GTGAATGTGCTGATGTTCACCAATACCTATCAACCGATCGTCGGCGGGGTCAGCGAGTCGGTGCAGCGGCTCAAGCGTCAGCTGTGCATGGCCGGCCATCGCGTGCTGGTGGTGGCGCCTCGCCTGGAGGGGCAGCCCGAGAACGAGACGGATGTGGTCAGGGTGGCGGCGGTGCAGCACTTCAACGGCAGCGACTTTTCCTTGCCGGTACCGATGCCCGGACAGCTCTACGAGGCCATCGAGGACTTCGAGCCGGACATCGTCCATTCCCATCATCCCTTCCTGCTGGGCGATACCGCCGCGCGTGCAGCCGAGACCTATGGCCTGCCGCTGGTGTTCACCCACCACACCCTCTATGAGCACTACACCCACTATGTGCCCGGGGATTCGCCGCGCATGCAACGCTTCGCCATTGCCCTGGCCACCCAGTACAGCTGGCTGTGCGACAGCGTCATCGCGCCCAGCGAGAGCATTCGCGACCTGCTGCTCGAGCGTGAAGCCAACTCGGCGATCCGCGTGGTGCCGAGCGGCGTCGACACGGCACGCTTTGCGCTCGGCAATGGCGAAGACTGCCGGCGTCGCATGGGGATTCCCGCCGATGCCTACGTCATCGGTCATCTGGGCCGGTTGGCCCGGGAGAAGAATCTACCCTTCCTGGCCGAGGCGGTGTCGCTGGCGTTGCTCGAGCGACCCGATGCGCATTTCCTGATCGTCGGCGATGGTGACGCCGCCGAGGCGATGCGCGAGATCGCCGAGGAGCAGGGAGTGGCGGAGCGTTTCCACTTCACCGGGCGGTTGCAGGGGCGGGCACTGATCGATGCCTATCACGCCATGGATGTGTTCGCCTTCGCGTCGCACAGCGAGACCCAGGGCATGGTGGTGGCCGAGGCGATGGCCGCCGGATTGCCGGTGGTGGCGGTCGCCGCACCGGGTGTCGTCGAAGTGGTGGTGGATGGCGACAACGGACGCCTGCTGCCGGAGGACGACGCCGAGGCACTGGCGCGAGCGCTTTGTGAACTGGCCGACGAGCGATGTCGTGAGCCCTTGCGTCGGCATGCCCTGGAGACGGCGGCGAACTACGACGAGCGACGCTGTGCCGAACGCTGCCTGGCGGTCTATCGCGAGGTCATCGCCCGGGGCGGGCCCTTCACCCACGCCGACGATGGTGGCTGGGATCGGGTGCGTGGCCGGCTGGGCGCCGAGTGGCAGATGCTGCGCTATCGCGGTCGCTTGCTGCGCCACCTGGTGCAGGAAGAGTGGGAACAGGAGCGTCCGTCCTGGTGGCCGAAGGGTCGCCATGACGAGCCCGGCGTTCCTTCGAAATGA
- a CDS encoding TauD/TfdA family dioxygenase: protein MTTATPSEARHTRVIWPMSELTDHSGEHALVDALTSGARVTLTWEDRQQAHFPLSWLRDHCPCTECRHTTTRERLYIPLELPDSAPEARLEDGNLELTWADGHISRFDAGWLRQRRPGQESGDHVPARRPWAEDFQPVRVDHADFVAGAAGERAWLTALLRDGLVLLENGPLADEEVSRLAERIGPLRATNFGARFDVRSKPNPNNAAYTAIGLPLHTDLPNWRQPPDIQLLYCLENDAEGGESTFTDGFAAAEALRERSPESFRLLSETPIDFRFQDEEHDIAWRAPILTLDHDGQLLEVRFNNWIRDSLCLPLEKADAWYRAYREFWNLVHDPRQRLEFSLLPGQMIAFDNRRVLHGRNAFDPNSGRRHLQGTYLDLDLLESRLRVLARSA, encoded by the coding sequence ATGACGACTGCCACTCCGTCCGAGGCCCGGCACACCCGCGTCATCTGGCCGATGAGCGAGCTGACCGATCATAGCGGCGAGCATGCCCTGGTCGACGCCCTGACCAGCGGAGCCCGAGTGACGCTGACCTGGGAGGACCGTCAACAGGCCCACTTCCCGTTGAGCTGGCTGCGCGATCACTGCCCCTGCACGGAATGCCGCCACACCACGACCCGCGAGCGCCTGTACATCCCTCTCGAGCTTCCCGACTCGGCTCCCGAGGCACGCCTCGAGGACGGCAACCTCGAACTGACCTGGGCCGACGGCCACATCAGCCGCTTCGACGCCGGTTGGCTCCGGCAACGCCGTCCCGGCCAGGAAAGTGGCGACCATGTTCCAGCACGTCGTCCCTGGGCCGAGGACTTCCAGCCGGTGCGTGTCGACCACGCCGATTTCGTGGCGGGTGCTGCCGGGGAACGCGCATGGCTGACGGCCCTGCTGCGCGACGGCCTGGTGCTGCTCGAAAACGGCCCCCTGGCCGACGAGGAAGTCAGTCGACTGGCCGAGCGCATCGGCCCCTTGCGCGCCACCAACTTCGGTGCCCGTTTCGACGTGCGCTCCAAGCCCAATCCCAACAACGCCGCCTACACGGCGATCGGCCTGCCGCTGCACACCGATCTGCCCAACTGGCGCCAGCCGCCGGACATCCAGTTGCTTTACTGCCTGGAAAACGACGCCGAGGGCGGTGAGTCGACCTTCACCGACGGCTTCGCCGCCGCCGAGGCGCTGCGCGAGCGCTCCCCGGAGTCTTTCCGGCTGCTCAGCGAGACGCCCATCGACTTCCGTTTCCAGGATGAGGAGCACGACATCGCCTGGCGCGCGCCCATCCTGACGCTGGACCATGACGGCCAGTTGCTCGAGGTGCGCTTCAACAACTGGATCCGCGACTCCCTGTGCCTGCCCCTGGAGAAGGCCGACGCCTGGTATCGCGCCTACCGCGAGTTCTGGAACCTGGTGCACGACCCGCGCCAGCGTCTCGAGTTCAGCCTGCTGCCCGGCCAGATGATCGCCTTCGACAATCGCCGCGTGCTGCATGGGCGCAACGCCTTCGATCCCAACAGCGGGCGCCGTCACCTGCAAGGCACCTATCTCGACCTCGACCTGCTCGAGTCGCGTCTGCGAGTCCTGGCGCGCTCCGCCTGA
- a CDS encoding ABC transporter substrate-binding protein has translation MRVRSTSALLSLPLALGLAAPALADDATLDFGVPAWPGITVKTEIAAQLLEPLGYETRAEELGMQVVYQGLDSGDLDVFLGGWLPAQNSIYTPLEESGAITPLANNVDGARMTLAVPEYLYEQGIQSFADLDANRDSFEGKIFGFGAGSAASEILNEAIDNDTWGLGDWQLVDTSVVGMLTAARDAISREEPIVWVGWTPHWMNLEMDMRYLDDPQDLFGENNGASQVLSVARSDYAEAHPNLVDFFANFTFSAEEQSWMIREFGQKERGVEAVAQQWLREHPERVQAMLEGVTTRDGDPAWPAVEKALASR, from the coding sequence ATGCGAGTCCGTTCGACATCCGCCCTGCTGAGCCTGCCCCTGGCCCTCGGCCTTGCCGCACCGGCACTGGCCGACGACGCCACCCTGGATTTCGGCGTACCGGCCTGGCCCGGCATCACCGTCAAGACCGAGATCGCCGCCCAGTTGCTGGAGCCGCTCGGCTACGAGACACGCGCCGAAGAGCTCGGCATGCAGGTCGTCTATCAAGGGCTCGACAGCGGTGATCTGGATGTCTTTCTCGGCGGCTGGCTGCCGGCCCAGAACAGCATCTACACCCCGCTCGAGGAGAGCGGCGCCATCACTCCGCTGGCCAACAACGTCGACGGGGCACGCATGACCCTGGCCGTTCCCGAGTACCTCTACGAGCAAGGCATCCAGAGCTTCGCCGACCTGGACGCCAACCGCGACAGCTTCGAAGGCAAGATCTTCGGTTTCGGCGCCGGCTCCGCGGCCAGCGAGATCCTCAACGAGGCCATCGACAACGACACCTGGGGGCTGGGCGACTGGCAACTGGTGGACACCAGCGTGGTCGGCATGCTCACCGCCGCCCGCGACGCCATCTCCCGTGAGGAGCCCATCGTCTGGGTCGGCTGGACGCCCCACTGGATGAACCTCGAGATGGACATGCGCTATCTCGACGATCCCCAGGACCTGTTCGGCGAGAACAACGGGGCCAGCCAGGTGCTGAGCGTGGCGCGCAGCGACTACGCCGAGGCCCATCCCAACCTGGTCGACTTCTTCGCCAACTTCACCTTCTCCGCCGAGGAACAGAGCTGGATGATTCGCGAGTTCGGCCAGAAGGAAAGGGGCGTCGAGGCCGTGGCCCAACAGTGGCTGCGCGAGCATCCCGAGCGTGTCCAGGCCATGCTGGAAGGCGTGACGACCCGCGACGGCGATCCCGCCTGGCCGGCGGTCGAAAAGGCCCTCGCCTCACGTTGA
- a CDS encoding DUF411 domain-containing protein: MNRRIASLMLSSALLAGPSLAHAALPDAATLYKNPQCGCCDDYARHLEEMGVDVTIVDDADLNEIKSAAGVPYGLGACHTIEMGNYWIEGHVPMEALEALYEQRPDADGIGLAGMPIGTPGMPGQKQDDWDVYRFTDGESAPFMTL; the protein is encoded by the coding sequence ATGAACCGCCGAATCGCTTCCCTGATGCTGTCCAGTGCACTGCTGGCGGGCCCTTCCTTGGCTCATGCCGCCTTGCCCGACGCGGCGACACTCTACAAGAACCCGCAGTGTGGCTGCTGCGATGACTATGCTCGGCATCTCGAGGAAATGGGCGTCGACGTGACCATCGTCGACGATGCCGATTTGAACGAGATCAAGTCGGCCGCTGGCGTGCCATATGGTCTCGGGGCTTGCCATACCATCGAAATGGGCAACTACTGGATCGAAGGACATGTGCCCATGGAGGCCCTGGAGGCATTGTATGAGCAGCGCCCCGATGCCGATGGCATCGGACTCGCCGGCATGCCGATCGGCACGCCTGGCATGCCCGGTCAGAAGCAGGATGACTGGGATGTCTATCGGTTTACCGATGGTGAGTCCGCTCCCTTCATGACCCTCTAG
- a CDS encoding phosphoethanolamine transferase, with product MKRPLGVFGHAGGGPLAKWWAVRERLPALSPQALTLAACLAFTLFYNGRFWSSTFGAQPVASLADWARLLSDGVLMTALQFVVVVPWINRFSVRPLLSILLLMAAAISYFTGHYGTYFDTHMIDNVLQTDTREADELLTSGLALHLLLYAGLPIWVVWFWPLRRRTWRRGLAMSLLWLAGGVGVSIVALLISFQSLSSLMRNHHELRYLVTPGNAIVSTERVMTAEEPLPEERLPVGEDAHRLASGTDKPRLLVLVVGESVRAADWGLSGYSRQTTPRLAKRDVLNVGEVTSCGTSTAVSLPCMFSPIGKADYDERYIRSHESLLDVLQRAGYRVMWIDNQSGCKGVCRGVEQYAPAPDAYPSLCDGDTCLDGVLVEELKKRIASLNSDTVIVLHQLGNHGPSYYRRYPDAFRAFTPACDKADLAECSREAIVNSYDNAVLYTDSVLDQLIGVLERHASMASALLYVSDHGESLGENGIYLHGLPYAIAPEEQTRVPMIWWSSPAFERSVGLQRDCLARHAAQGLSHDHLFHSLLGLLGVESRSRDPRLDISQGCRGAVSAEPAGRLSKP from the coding sequence ATGAAGCGCCCGCTCGGAGTATTCGGACATGCCGGGGGCGGGCCGCTCGCAAAATGGTGGGCCGTGCGAGAGCGGCTGCCGGCCTTGTCGCCGCAGGCGCTCACCCTGGCGGCCTGCCTGGCATTCACGCTGTTCTACAATGGGCGGTTCTGGTCATCGACATTCGGCGCGCAGCCGGTGGCGAGCCTCGCCGATTGGGCTCGGTTGCTGAGTGACGGCGTGCTCATGACCGCCTTGCAATTCGTGGTTGTGGTGCCGTGGATCAATCGGTTCAGTGTCAGGCCGTTACTGTCGATTCTGCTGCTGATGGCGGCGGCGATCAGCTATTTCACCGGTCACTACGGGACCTATTTCGATACCCACATGATCGACAATGTGCTGCAGACGGACACTCGGGAGGCCGACGAGCTGCTGACGTCGGGGCTGGCGCTCCATCTGCTGCTGTATGCCGGGCTGCCGATATGGGTCGTATGGTTCTGGCCGTTGAGGCGGCGTACCTGGAGGCGCGGTCTGGCCATGTCGCTGCTGTGGCTGGCGGGTGGTGTCGGCGTGTCGATCGTGGCGCTGCTGATTTCCTTCCAGAGCCTGTCGTCCCTGATGCGCAACCATCATGAGCTGCGCTACCTGGTCACGCCGGGCAATGCCATCGTCTCGACCGAACGGGTGATGACAGCCGAGGAGCCGTTGCCGGAGGAACGCCTGCCTGTCGGCGAGGATGCCCATCGGCTGGCCAGCGGCACCGACAAACCGCGTCTTCTGGTGCTGGTGGTGGGCGAATCCGTGCGGGCAGCCGACTGGGGGCTTTCCGGTTATTCGCGCCAGACGACGCCCCGCCTGGCGAAGCGAGACGTCCTGAACGTGGGCGAAGTGACGAGTTGCGGGACCAGCACGGCGGTATCCTTGCCCTGCATGTTCTCCCCCATCGGCAAGGCCGATTACGACGAGCGCTACATTCGCAGCCACGAATCGCTGCTGGATGTGCTGCAACGCGCAGGCTATCGGGTCATGTGGATCGACAATCAGTCGGGGTGCAAGGGCGTCTGTCGTGGCGTCGAACAATACGCGCCGGCGCCCGACGCCTATCCATCGCTCTGTGATGGGGACACTTGTCTCGACGGCGTCCTGGTCGAGGAGTTGAAGAAACGCATCGCCTCGCTGAATTCCGACACGGTGATCGTGCTGCATCAGCTCGGCAATCATGGCCCCAGCTATTACCGGCGCTACCCCGATGCCTTCAGGGCCTTCACGCCTGCCTGCGACAAGGCCGATCTGGCGGAGTGTTCTCGCGAGGCCATCGTGAACAGTTACGACAATGCGGTCCTTTATACCGATAGTGTCCTGGACCAGCTGATCGGGGTCCTGGAACGCCACGCCTCGATGGCCAGCGCTCTGTTGTATGTCTCCGATCATGGCGAATCGCTGGGCGAAAACGGCATCTATCTGCATGGATTGCCCTATGCCATTGCCCCGGAGGAACAGACCCGGGTGCCCATGATCTGGTGGTCATCCCCGGCGTTCGAGCGTTCTGTCGGACTTCAGCGAGACTGTCTGGCCCGGCACGCTGCCCAGGGGCTCAGCCATGATCATCTCTTTCATAGCCTGCTTGGCCTGCTGGGTGTCGAAAGTCGCAGCCGGGATCCTCGGCTGGACATTTCCCAGGGCTGTCGGGGAGCGGTGTCGGCGGAGCCCGCTGGTCGATTAAGCAAACCTTAA
- a CDS encoding sensor histidine kinase has product MTSIRRYLTRTMALVIAGATLLVVTAAYLITAHETEEILDAQLSLQSRVVAGLMEGDTSTETYRRIAERLTQPGHFARFYQDGQPLSDVDSANAELYHHEERKLSVGFWHQDGSPLLMGAVWSDAGPFPAPEEEGYAWVDYGGEKWRVFSMFDESSRTWIRSGVKASFMQELERKVTLGNFVPMLLALPILLLAMGWIVRRGLRPIGSLSRQVASRGERELAFLDVEVPRELTGLRKAINEFIARLRETLERERRFTADAAHELRTPLAGLKIHLDNARSGERDSLEKAYQGVERLQRVVEQLLTLARLDRRENRQAQTLDLYPLVLEMVAELWPWAESRDQQVTVKGVQALPIRADAAEAGILVRNLLDNALRYTPASGRVEIELSEVDDSAVLRVRDTGPGISDDLLDTVTERFRRGTDQRTTGSGLGLSIVAELVERQGARLTLDNRQPHGLEVCLAWPRADD; this is encoded by the coding sequence ATGACCTCGATACGTCGCTATCTGACACGCACCATGGCCCTGGTGATAGCGGGGGCGACCCTGCTTGTCGTCACGGCCGCCTACTTGATCACGGCCCATGAGACCGAAGAGATTCTCGACGCCCAGTTGAGCCTGCAGAGCCGGGTCGTGGCCGGCCTGATGGAAGGTGACACATCGACGGAGACCTATCGCCGGATTGCCGAACGACTGACCCAGCCCGGGCATTTCGCGCGTTTCTACCAGGATGGTCAGCCCCTGTCGGACGTGGATTCGGCGAATGCCGAGCTCTACCACCATGAAGAAAGAAAGCTGTCGGTGGGGTTCTGGCACCAGGATGGTTCGCCCCTGCTGATGGGTGCCGTATGGAGCGATGCCGGCCCCTTTCCTGCGCCCGAAGAAGAGGGCTATGCCTGGGTGGATTACGGTGGCGAAAAATGGCGGGTCTTCTCGATGTTCGACGAGTCGAGCCGGACCTGGATTCGCTCGGGCGTCAAGGCGTCATTCATGCAGGAACTGGAGCGCAAGGTGACGCTTGGCAATTTCGTGCCCATGCTGCTGGCCCTGCCGATCCTGCTGCTTGCCATGGGCTGGATCGTTCGGCGTGGCCTGCGTCCCATCGGCTCGTTGTCCCGACAGGTCGCCAGCCGTGGTGAACGCGAGCTGGCCTTTCTCGATGTCGAGGTGCCAAGGGAGCTGACGGGGCTTCGCAAGGCGATCAACGAATTCATTGCCCGCTTGCGCGAGACGCTCGAGCGAGAACGCCGCTTCACGGCGGATGCCGCCCATGAGCTGCGCACGCCCTTGGCCGGCTTGAAGATCCATCTCGATAATGCGCGTTCGGGCGAAAGAGATTCTCTCGAAAAGGCGTATCAGGGCGTTGAACGCCTGCAGCGGGTGGTCGAGCAACTGCTGACGCTGGCCCGCCTGGATCGCCGGGAAAACAGGCAGGCGCAGACGCTCGATCTTTATCCCCTGGTGCTGGAAATGGTGGCCGAGCTGTGGCCCTGGGCCGAGAGTCGCGACCAGCAGGTGACGGTGAAGGGTGTGCAGGCATTGCCGATCAGGGCCGATGCTGCCGAGGCGGGAATTCTGGTGCGTAACCTCTTGGATAATGCGCTGCGCTACACGCCGGCCTCCGGTCGTGTGGAGATAGAGTTGTCGGAAGTCGATGACTCGGCCGTGCTCAGGGTCCGCGACACGGGACCGGGTATTTCCGACGACTTGCTGGATACCGTCACCGAGCGCTTCCGGCGCGGGACCGATCAACGTACTACCGGTAGCGGTCTGGGACTTTCCATCGTGGCGGAACTGGTCGAGCGTCAGGGGGCCCGTCTGACGCTGGACAACCGGCAGCCCCATGGCCTGGAAGTCTGCCTGGCGTGGCCCCGGGCCGACGATTGA
- a CDS encoding response regulator yields the protein MRVLLVEDDPLLGDGIRTALQREGYAVDWLETGRDGIAAIRHDDFSAVILDLGLPDIDGMEVLDKIRHAGSLPVLILTARDAVESRISGLDGGADDYVLKPFDLQELLARLRVIMRRAEGRSSRLLEVGELCIDEARHRVSWQGNDISLTRREYALLLELARHPGRVMTRPHLEDLLYGWEDEVASNAVEVHVHHLRKKLDRHLIATVRGVGYRLDTASE from the coding sequence ATGCGGGTGCTGCTTGTGGAAGACGATCCCTTGCTGGGCGATGGCATCAGGACTGCCCTGCAGCGGGAAGGATATGCCGTCGACTGGCTGGAAACCGGCAGGGATGGCATTGCGGCAATCCGCCATGATGATTTTTCGGCGGTCATTCTGGATCTGGGCCTGCCGGATATCGACGGCATGGAAGTGCTGGACAAGATTCGACATGCCGGCTCCTTGCCGGTACTGATACTGACGGCCCGCGATGCGGTCGAGTCGCGCATTTCCGGCCTGGATGGTGGAGCCGATGACTATGTGCTCAAGCCCTTCGATCTTCAGGAGCTGCTGGCGCGTCTCCGGGTCATCATGCGCCGTGCCGAGGGACGTTCATCTCGCCTGCTCGAGGTGGGCGAGCTATGTATCGACGAGGCTCGGCACCGTGTCTCCTGGCAGGGAAACGACATCTCGCTCACCCGTCGCGAGTATGCCCTGCTGCTGGAACTGGCGCGTCATCCAGGCCGGGTGATGACCCGACCGCACCTGGAGGATCTGCTGTATGGCTGGGAGGATGAAGTGGCATCCAATGCCGTGGAAGTGCATGTCCATCACTTGCGCAAGAAGCTCGACAGGCATCTGATCGCCACGGTGCGCGGTGTCGGTTACCGCCTGGATACCGCAAGCGAATGA
- a CDS encoding glycosyltransferase family 9 protein has protein sequence MYLLTAIRRNERMRRLGKTLERSAKAWCFRLLSRRGGNARAAGPETLKGVQRVLLVRPNFRIGNAVIGARFIQALTESRADIEIDYLGADTTRALFEGMPLARYHALSRSMPLRPWRLLQLLMRLRRRDYDLAIQVGEGSLTSWLCMRLCGARRTLGQRGRLEASYDWVGDVSRGHAYEWGSALAASLGLAWEPRPWMVISARERAAAASLAGAGDSTSPVGIFVGGHLDKRFPFSFWQALLGELERRRQPYLVLLGPEEEAGRARLEQACGFHGRVVPAVSLRCCAALLANLSRLITPDTGPMHMAVALGVPVVALLNVDGSRKFTPRGPEDRVLFRPAPARVAELVSPGARRERSHDAVKALPCRPSAPMDAEVGLT, from the coding sequence ATGTATCTGCTGACGGCGATTCGCCGCAATGAACGGATGAGACGACTGGGCAAGACGCTCGAAAGAAGCGCCAAGGCCTGGTGCTTCAGGCTGCTCTCCCGGCGTGGCGGTAATGCTCGGGCGGCGGGACCGGAGACATTGAAGGGTGTGCAGCGTGTCCTGCTGGTAAGGCCCAATTTTCGCATCGGCAATGCCGTGATCGGGGCTCGCTTCATCCAGGCATTGACTGAGAGCCGAGCGGATATCGAGATCGATTACCTGGGAGCGGACACGACCCGCGCGCTCTTCGAGGGGATGCCGCTTGCCCGATATCACGCCTTGAGTCGCTCCATGCCGCTTCGGCCCTGGCGACTGCTGCAGTTGCTGATGCGGTTGCGTCGACGTGACTATGATCTTGCCATCCAGGTCGGCGAGGGCTCTCTCACCAGTTGGCTGTGCATGCGTCTTTGCGGCGCTCGCCGGACTCTCGGGCAACGCGGCCGGCTGGAAGCGAGTTATGACTGGGTCGGTGATGTGTCCCGCGGTCACGCCTATGAGTGGGGGAGTGCCCTGGCGGCGTCGCTGGGTCTTGCGTGGGAACCTCGCCCCTGGATGGTGATATCCGCACGGGAGCGAGCTGCCGCCGCGTCCCTGGCCGGGGCAGGCGATTCAACGTCGCCCGTCGGCATCTTCGTCGGCGGTCACCTGGACAAGCGTTTTCCGTTCAGCTTCTGGCAGGCACTGCTGGGTGAACTCGAGCGTCGCCGACAGCCCTATCTGGTGCTGCTGGGGCCGGAAGAGGAGGCTGGTCGCGCCCGGCTGGAACAGGCCTGCGGCTTTCATGGTCGTGTGGTGCCAGCCGTTTCCCTGCGTTGCTGCGCTGCCTTGCTGGCCAATCTGTCACGGCTGATCACGCCGGATACGGGGCCCATGCACATGGCGGTCGCTCTGGGCGTTCCCGTGGTGGCACTGCTCAATGTCGACGGTTCCCGCAAGTTCACGCCCCGAGGGCCGGAAGATAGGGTGTTGTTTCGGCCGGCACCGGCAAGGGTCGCCGAACTGGTCTCCCCCGGAGCGAGGCGTGAGCGATCGCATGACGCGGTAAAAGCCCTGCCGTGTCGCCCATCTGCCCCGATGGATGCAGAGGTCGGTCTGACATGA